A genomic stretch from Bacillus sp. N1-1 includes:
- a CDS encoding STAS domain-containing protein, which yields MTAETPTQKVGSYILEQASEIAQSTYERQRHDLDEADFTNETKLSLTNTTYLVKLIGKSLQQNTTNAMTAIEEFGEESSELVQDENEMIISLIVTVPLIREAIWEAIEPVVEELNMKPRDVIKLPGKIDPLLDQFVYSYGSTYITSNQQLKNKYDSTLEELSTPIIPIIKNLAILPLVGNIDTYRATLIMEKTLEHTRKLQLNHMIIDLSGVVTMDTMVAKHLFDITEALSLMGVQVTLTGISPSISISAVQLGIDLHKLTIKSSLHNALTDLAVLSNPAT from the coding sequence GTGACTGCTGAGACACCCACTCAAAAAGTAGGAAGCTACATTCTTGAACAAGCATCTGAGATTGCACAGAGTACATACGAAAGACAGCGTCATGATCTGGATGAAGCTGATTTTACGAATGAAACAAAATTATCTTTAACGAATACGACTTATTTAGTTAAATTGATTGGTAAAAGCCTGCAGCAAAATACAACGAATGCGATGACTGCAATTGAAGAGTTTGGAGAAGAATCTAGTGAGCTCGTTCAAGATGAAAATGAGATGATCATCTCGCTAATCGTTACAGTACCGCTCATTCGCGAGGCAATTTGGGAAGCCATTGAGCCCGTTGTTGAAGAGCTAAACATGAAGCCACGGGACGTTATTAAGCTTCCTGGAAAAATCGATCCACTTCTTGATCAATTTGTTTATAGCTATGGGAGTACTTATATTACAAGCAATCAACAGCTTAAAAACAAATATGACTCAACCCTTGAAGAACTATCAACTCCAATTATTCCAATTATAAAAAACCTGGCAATTCTTCCGCTTGTTGGAAATATTGATACTTATCGGGCAACGCTCATCATGGAGAAAACGCTAGAACACACGCGCAAATTGCAGCTTAATCACATGATCATTGACTTATCAGGGGTTGTGACAATGGATACGATGGTTGCCAAGCACTTGTTTGATATTACCGAAGCACTAAGTCTTATGGGCGTTCAGGTTACATTAACAGGCATCAGTCCATCGATCTCAATTTCAGCCGTTCAGTTAGGAATCGATCTTCATAAGCTAACAATTAAATCTAGTCTTCATAATGCATTAACAGACCTAGCGGTTCTTTCAAATCCAGCAACTTAA
- a CDS encoding CAP domain-containing protein: MKKSIILGVTAAAALLAANPSASSASEGNQFANAEVKTQTFQVNNKNELQSIIDRFEKQYNISINESINLDQLLQQEGMMKQAPEKQAEQAPKAEAPVEEKEEAPEAKAPVEEKAEAPEAEAPVEEKTEAPEAEAPVEEKTEAPAETEAVPSESKQAEQAEPTKETEADTGLSEFEQQVVNLTNEERAKAGLPALEVDTELSKVAQAKSEDMRDNNYFAHNSPTYGSPFDMMNQFGVDYQSAGENIAKGQQTPEEVVNAWMNSEGHRKNIMNGSFTHIGVGYVEEGNIWTQQFIGK, encoded by the coding sequence TTGAAAAAATCAATTATTCTAGGTGTCACAGCGGCAGCAGCCCTGCTGGCAGCAAATCCATCAGCAAGTTCTGCAAGCGAAGGAAATCAATTCGCAAATGCGGAGGTTAAGACTCAAACTTTCCAGGTCAACAATAAAAATGAACTTCAATCCATTATTGACCGTTTTGAGAAACAATACAATATCTCAATTAACGAATCTATTAATTTAGATCAGCTTCTTCAACAAGAAGGCATGATGAAGCAGGCGCCTGAAAAGCAAGCTGAACAAGCGCCTAAAGCAGAAGCGCCAGTAGAAGAAAAGGAAGAAGCGCCTGAAGCGAAAGCACCGGTAGAAGAAAAGGCAGAAGCGCCTGAAGCGGAAGCACCAGTAGAAGAAAAGACAGAAGCGCCTGAAGCGGAAGCACCAGTAGAAGAAAAGACAGAAGCGCCTGCAGAAACAGAGGCAGTCCCTTCAGAGTCAAAGCAAGCTGAACAAGCCGAGCCTACAAAAGAAACAGAAGCTGACACTGGACTATCAGAATTTGAGCAGCAAGTTGTGAACCTTACAAATGAAGAGCGCGCAAAAGCTGGTCTACCTGCACTTGAAGTAGATACTGAGCTTAGTAAAGTGGCACAGGCAAAATCTGAAGATATGAGAGACAATAACTACTTTGCCCACAACAGCCCGACTTACGGATCACCATTTGATATGATGAATCAATTTGGTGTGGACTATCAATCAGCTGGTGAAAACATCGCAAAAGGGCAACAAACGCCTGAAGAAGTTGTCAATGCATGGATGAACAGTGAAGGTCACCGTAAAAACATTATGAACGGTAGCTTTACTCACATTGGTGTTGGCTATGTAGAAGAAGGCAACATCTGGACGCAACAATTCATTGGTAAATAA
- a CDS encoding STAS domain-containing protein: MDKVETMYVEYFHERLEEIGEKWTRRLQILVDEKEATDTAVLKVPELKKEIILFCSDFVKQMIFQKSNSRDVQEWAGRIVEIFSSHTFSLQQSVASLTYLRQILWDVMVEFSSEQKHIEASRLAGWGSYMNKSFDLLLHKVTVYTNQLNEEQIAAQQTKITELSVPIIPIAKDIGVLPLIGTIDTYRASLIQRKGIERSSELQLSYLVIDLSGVPIMDTMVANEIFQLIKMLELSGVESILTGIRPEIAQTAVQLGIDFTNVNTYAHLHQALRAILPSS, from the coding sequence ATGGATAAAGTTGAAACAATGTATGTCGAGTACTTTCACGAGCGTCTTGAAGAAATTGGGGAGAAGTGGACAAGAAGGCTTCAAATTCTTGTCGACGAAAAAGAAGCAACAGATACGGCCGTTCTTAAAGTTCCAGAATTAAAAAAGGAAATTATTTTGTTCTGTTCTGATTTTGTTAAGCAGATGATTTTTCAAAAATCAAATAGTCGAGATGTACAGGAATGGGCAGGAAGGATTGTTGAGATTTTTTCGAGCCACACGTTTTCTTTGCAGCAATCAGTAGCTAGCCTAACATACCTTAGACAAATACTCTGGGATGTTATGGTGGAATTCAGTTCGGAGCAGAAACATATAGAAGCGAGCCGACTAGCAGGGTGGGGCAGTTATATGAACAAATCGTTTGATTTGTTGCTTCATAAAGTAACGGTCTATACAAACCAACTAAATGAAGAACAAATTGCGGCACAGCAGACAAAAATTACTGAACTAAGTGTTCCTATTATTCCGATCGCAAAAGATATTGGCGTATTGCCTCTTATCGGAACGATTGATACTTATCGCGCATCACTTATTCAACGAAAAGGTATCGAACGAAGCTCAGAACTTCAATTATCCTATCTTGTGATTGATCTATCCGGCGTCCCGATCATGGACACGATGGTAGCAAATGAAATCTTTCAACTGATCAAAATGCTTGAGCTGTCCGGGGTGGAATCCATTTTAACTGGCATTCGACCTGAAATTGCTCAAACAGCCGTTCAGCTTGGTATTGATTTTACAAACGTAAATACGTACGCTCATCTTCATCAAGCGCTAAGAGCCATTTTACCTTCTTCTTAA
- a CDS encoding sigma-70 family RNA polymerase sigma factor, with translation MQDISFEKIVKDYSPLVKSQIYKLNLTMNYPLYEQAAMIALWECVQNYQDSKGSFSAYAYLKVRGKLLDERRKELRASKESSHVDWNDYEETFFTPQNSVTLNIDLNSLTMNQRKWVEQVIIEGKSLKNVATAEGVSVEAVKSWRKSAITKLRKQFNT, from the coding sequence GTGCAAGATATCTCATTTGAAAAAATAGTTAAAGATTACTCGCCACTAGTGAAGAGTCAAATCTATAAACTAAACCTGACAATGAACTATCCCTTATATGAACAAGCGGCAATGATTGCGCTTTGGGAATGCGTTCAGAATTACCAAGATTCAAAAGGAAGCTTTTCCGCATATGCTTATTTAAAAGTGCGCGGAAAATTACTTGATGAAAGAAGAAAAGAATTACGCGCGTCTAAAGAATCATCGCATGTTGATTGGAATGACTATGAAGAAACGTTCTTCACGCCTCAGAACAGCGTAACGCTTAACATTGATTTAAATAGCCTCACAATGAATCAAAGAAAATGGGTTGAACAAGTTATCATAGAGGGAAAATCACTTAAAAATGTCGCAACTGCTGAAGGTGTTAGTGTAGAAGCGGTTAAATCGTGGAGAAAAAGTGCCATAACTAAATTACGGAAACAATTTAATACTTAA
- a CDS encoding TetR/AcrR family transcriptional regulator encodes MNEKKKQILEAAMQLFARKGFHSTSIQEIANESGISKGAVYLHFQSKDDVLYSIFSYYYEILKKKLSDAKLDSFTPEERLEKLLYVQAQEIVQHKEFIIMQFREQAISMNKEIDELILKIRMESIQTLASSIQDLYGERVTPILPDCVLLLDGMFSSYIKLIVLQNADFDLEELPRFILKRLNDMVNGMFESNAEPFLTMKQASVIFEKSSQTEGCQKQSPSSILTNMASTIKTMRVKENKRKELLETVHFLMKEVNEPNPRRFIFKGMLHQFEGFTELNSYKTALVNSLNLDQ; translated from the coding sequence ATGAACGAAAAAAAGAAACAAATCCTTGAAGCGGCCATGCAGCTTTTTGCTCGAAAAGGATTCCATTCAACATCGATACAGGAAATCGCCAATGAAAGTGGAATTTCTAAAGGAGCCGTTTACCTTCATTTCCAATCAAAAGATGACGTACTGTACTCCATCTTTTCTTATTATTATGAGATATTAAAAAAGAAACTATCTGATGCAAAACTAGATTCTTTTACCCCAGAAGAACGTCTTGAAAAGTTGTTGTATGTGCAAGCTCAAGAAATCGTGCAGCATAAAGAGTTTATTATTATGCAATTCAGGGAACAAGCTATTTCGATGAACAAAGAAATCGATGAACTGATTTTGAAGATTAGAATGGAGTCCATTCAGACGCTTGCAAGTAGTATCCAGGACTTATATGGCGAACGCGTCACCCCTATTTTGCCAGATTGCGTCTTGCTTCTTGATGGTATGTTCTCTTCTTACATTAAATTAATTGTCCTGCAGAATGCGGATTTTGACTTAGAAGAGCTTCCTCGATTCATTCTAAAACGGTTAAATGACATGGTTAATGGCATGTTCGAAAGCAATGCTGAGCCTTTTCTAACCATGAAGCAAGCTTCCGTCATTTTTGAAAAAAGCAGTCAAACGGAAGGATGTCAAAAGCAGTCACCATCCTCTATCTTAACGAACATGGCTTCGACCATTAAGACAATGAGAGTAAAAGAAAACAAAAGGAAAGAGCTACTTGAAACGGTTCACTTTCTTATGAAAGAAGTGAATGAGCCAAATCCACGGAGATTTATTTTTAAAGGGATGCTACATCAATTTGAAGGATTCACAGAACTTAACTCATACAAGACTGCCCTCGTTAACTCACTGAACCTTGATCAGTAA
- a CDS encoding type B 50S ribosomal protein L31: protein MKEGIHPKYQQVVFLDVSTGFKFLTGSTMGSNETIEWEDGSEYPLIKVDISSESHPFYTGQQRFNDAGGRVEKFKKKYNR from the coding sequence ATGAAGGAAGGAATCCATCCAAAATACCAGCAAGTTGTATTTTTAGACGTTAGTACTGGTTTTAAGTTTCTAACTGGTTCTACTATGGGATCTAACGAAACGATTGAGTGGGAAGACGGTAGCGAATATCCACTAATCAAAGTTGATATTAGTTCTGAATCTCACCCATTCTACACTGGTCAGCAGCGCTTTAACGATGCTGGTGGTCGTGTTGAAAAGTTCAAAAAGAAATACAACCGCTAA
- a CDS encoding haloacid dehalogenase type II — translation MSQAKAFVFDAYGTLFDVFSVTKKCEELYPNKGDQISQTWRKKQLEYSYLRQMMGNYQPFSQVTRDALRYAVKEAGAELTQDNEEVLFEAYQQLSVYEEVPQVLKDLKAEGITLAIFSNGSHDMLDPLVKQSPLAKYLDYVISADDIKQFKPTPASYNHALNFLELSRENILFMSSNGWDISGAKNFGFHTAWINRNDLPVEQLNLHPDSIYADLSNLTNWVK, via the coding sequence ATGAGTCAAGCGAAAGCTTTTGTATTTGATGCATACGGAACGTTATTTGATGTTTTCTCTGTTACTAAAAAATGCGAAGAGCTTTATCCAAATAAGGGCGATCAAATCAGTCAAACGTGGCGAAAGAAGCAACTTGAGTACAGCTATTTACGTCAAATGATGGGGAACTACCAACCATTTTCACAAGTGACGCGCGATGCCCTCCGTTATGCTGTAAAGGAAGCAGGTGCAGAGCTTACTCAAGATAACGAAGAAGTCTTGTTTGAAGCTTACCAGCAACTTTCCGTGTATGAGGAAGTGCCACAAGTATTAAAAGACCTGAAAGCGGAAGGCATCACGCTTGCTATTTTCTCGAACGGGTCTCATGATATGCTTGACCCTCTTGTTAAGCAGTCACCTCTTGCTAAGTACCTGGATTATGTGATCAGTGCAGATGATATAAAACAGTTTAAACCTACACCTGCCTCTTATAACCATGCGCTTAACTTTCTTGAATTAAGTCGAGAAAATATTCTCTTTATGTCATCAAATGGATGGGATATATCAGGTGCTAAGAATTTTGGGTTCCATACTGCATGGATTAATCGTAACGACTTGCCCGTTGAACAGCTTAATCTTCATCCTGATTCCATTTACGCGGACTTAAGTAATCTTACAAATTGGGTTAAGTAG
- a CDS encoding efflux RND transporter permease subunit yields the protein MRKLIQFSLNNKFAVWLLTIIITVAGLYSGFNMKMETIPNINTPLVSVTTVYPGATPEEVSEKVSEPIENKVESLSGVNVVSSSSFENASNVQIEYNFSKNMDEAEDEVRETLQSLSLPDEVQDPNVSRLSFNAFPVMSLSVSEDESSLTELTQRVEEDVLPAIEGVEGVSSVSIAGQEVEEISFSFKEDKMKKLGLDEETVKNLIKGSSVNIPLGLYNFEDNQKAVVVDGNVSSLEDLKELEIPAMPQQSQSEDQAPSSAGAPQDPSASQAGGGQPKIPTVQLQEIADIELVGEAESISRTNGKESIGIQVTKSADANTVDVVNGVKDEIASLEDENNEMSIVTIFDQGEPIEESVSTMLNKAIIGAIFAVLIILLFLRNIRSTLISVISIPLSLLIALLVLNQLDITLNIMTLGAMTVAIGRVVDDSIVVIENIYRRMAIKGEQLKGKELITEATKEMFLPIMSSTIVTIAVFLPLGLVQGPVGELFLPFALTIVFALLASLLVAITIVPAMAHSLFKKGLVKKGKEPEHKEEGNGRLAHQYKKILNWTLNHKLITFGASILVLVGSLFLAPIVGVSFLPSDQEKMIVATYNPEPGETTENINNLALEAEDYFLDKEDVDTIQYSVGGENPMNPGASNQVLFFVSYDEETEGFEDERKLVLEDLKQLSEKGEWGYQDISASGGSNQITLVVNGENMGDLGPVVEDVTAVLEKEDDLSNISSSISESYDQFTIVANAEKLSEFGLTAGQIGMELRNTGEAPVLTTVEKDGEALNVVLQVNEKTFEDKSDLEETTIQSPLGIEVPLSDVTTIEEGQSSNTITRRDGKVYANVTAEVLDDNIGQVSADVQEAIDEMDLPDSSEVTLGGVTQDINESFTQLGLAMLAAIAIVYLVLVITFGGGLAPLAILFSLPFTVIGGLVGLLIAGETISISSLIGMLMLIGIVVTNAIVLIDRVIHKEKEGFTTREALIEAAGTRLRPILMTALATIGALAPLAFGLEGGALISKGLGVTVIGGLTSSTLLTLIIVPVVYEFFMKFRKKPKSE from the coding sequence TTGAGAAAGCTGATTCAATTTTCGTTAAATAATAAGTTTGCAGTTTGGCTGTTAACGATCATTATCACAGTTGCTGGATTGTACTCAGGTTTTAATATGAAAATGGAGACAATCCCAAATATTAATACCCCATTAGTATCAGTAACAACTGTTTACCCGGGAGCAACACCTGAAGAAGTGTCGGAGAAAGTATCAGAACCGATTGAAAATAAAGTAGAAAGTCTTTCTGGAGTAAATGTCGTAAGTTCTTCTTCATTTGAAAATGCATCGAATGTTCAAATTGAATATAACTTTAGTAAAAATATGGATGAGGCTGAGGATGAAGTACGAGAAACCCTGCAATCACTTTCATTACCTGATGAAGTACAAGACCCAAATGTTTCACGATTAAGTTTTAATGCATTTCCGGTCATGTCGCTAAGTGTTTCTGAAGATGAAAGTTCACTAACTGAATTAACCCAGCGTGTCGAAGAAGACGTCCTGCCTGCAATTGAAGGGGTCGAAGGGGTCTCATCTGTTTCGATTGCCGGCCAAGAAGTGGAAGAAATTTCTTTTTCGTTTAAAGAAGATAAGATGAAAAAATTGGGGCTAGATGAAGAAACAGTTAAGAATCTGATTAAAGGTTCATCTGTCAATATCCCTCTTGGTTTATATAACTTTGAAGATAACCAAAAAGCTGTCGTAGTTGATGGCAATGTTTCCTCATTAGAAGATTTAAAAGAGCTAGAAATACCAGCAATGCCACAACAAAGTCAATCAGAAGATCAAGCACCATCATCGGCAGGTGCACCCCAAGATCCATCTGCTTCTCAAGCGGGAGGAGGGCAGCCGAAAATACCAACCGTTCAGCTTCAAGAAATCGCAGATATTGAATTAGTTGGGGAAGCGGAATCGATTTCCCGTACGAACGGTAAAGAATCAATTGGCATTCAAGTAACAAAGAGTGCAGATGCAAACACAGTTGACGTGGTTAACGGTGTTAAAGACGAAATTGCATCACTTGAGGATGAGAATAATGAGATGAGTATTGTCACTATTTTCGATCAGGGTGAGCCGATCGAAGAATCAGTTAGCACAATGCTGAACAAAGCGATCATCGGTGCTATTTTTGCAGTTCTCATTATTTTATTATTCTTGCGTAACATACGATCTACGTTAATTTCCGTTATTTCCATACCATTAAGCTTGCTAATTGCTTTATTGGTGTTGAACCAGTTAGACATTACGTTAAACATCATGACATTAGGTGCGATGACTGTTGCGATTGGTCGTGTGGTTGATGACTCGATTGTCGTTATTGAAAACATTTATCGACGGATGGCAATCAAAGGCGAACAGTTGAAAGGTAAAGAACTCATTACGGAAGCGACAAAAGAAATGTTCCTTCCAATCATGTCTTCGACAATTGTAACAATCGCTGTCTTTTTACCACTAGGTCTCGTTCAAGGACCAGTTGGCGAATTATTCTTACCTTTTGCCTTAACTATTGTATTTGCGCTATTAGCTTCTTTACTTGTTGCAATTACAATCGTGCCAGCGATGGCTCACTCTCTCTTTAAGAAAGGGTTAGTTAAAAAAGGAAAGGAACCTGAGCACAAAGAAGAGGGCAATGGCCGTCTTGCTCATCAATACAAAAAAATATTAAACTGGACGTTAAATCATAAACTGATCACGTTCGGTGCGAGTATTCTTGTTTTAGTGGGAAGTTTATTCCTTGCTCCGATCGTTGGCGTCAGCTTCTTGCCTTCTGATCAAGAGAAAATGATCGTAGCAACATATAATCCAGAGCCTGGTGAAACAACTGAAAATATTAATAACCTTGCTCTTGAAGCGGAAGACTACTTCTTAGATAAAGAAGATGTGGATACCATTCAATACTCCGTTGGTGGAGAAAATCCAATGAATCCAGGAGCTAGTAATCAAGTTCTTTTCTTTGTTAGCTATGATGAAGAGACAGAAGGATTTGAAGATGAGCGTAAACTGGTTCTTGAAGATTTGAAGCAACTGAGTGAAAAGGGTGAATGGGGCTATCAGGATATCTCAGCTTCTGGTGGAAGCAACCAAATTACACTCGTAGTCAATGGAGAAAATATGGGTGATCTTGGTCCGGTTGTAGAAGATGTGACAGCTGTGCTTGAGAAAGAAGATGACCTTTCGAATATTAGCTCAAGTATTTCAGAGTCCTATGATCAATTTACAATTGTAGCGAACGCTGAAAAGCTAAGCGAATTTGGTTTAACAGCTGGTCAAATCGGAATGGAGCTTCGTAATACTGGGGAAGCACCTGTTCTCACAACTGTTGAAAAAGATGGAGAAGCATTAAATGTTGTTCTCCAGGTAAATGAAAAGACTTTTGAAGATAAAAGTGATTTAGAGGAAACAACGATTCAGTCACCATTAGGTATTGAAGTACCACTTAGTGATGTCACAACAATTGAAGAAGGTCAATCATCGAATACGATTACACGTCGCGATGGTAAAGTGTATGCGAATGTAACAGCTGAAGTACTCGATGATAACATTGGGCAGGTTTCGGCAGATGTCCAGGAAGCCATTGATGAAATGGATTTACCTGATTCTTCAGAAGTTACTCTTGGTGGTGTCACTCAGGATATCAATGAATCATTCACTCAGCTTGGTTTAGCCATGCTAGCCGCGATTGCCATTGTTTATCTTGTACTTGTCATTACATTTGGAGGCGGTCTTGCTCCGCTTGCAATCTTGTTTTCACTACCGTTTACCGTTATTGGCGGACTCGTTGGATTACTAATTGCTGGTGAAACGATTAGTATTTCATCGCTAATAGGAATGCTAATGCTAATTGGTATTGTTGTAACAAATGCGATTGTATTAATTGACCGCGTCATTCATAAAGAAAAAGAAGGATTCACGACTAGAGAAGCTTTAATAGAAGCCGCTGGTACGCGTCTTCGTCCGATCTTAATGACAGCTCTTGCAACAATTGGTGCTTTAGCGCCGCTTGCGTTTGGTCTAGAAGGTGGAGCGCTAATTTCAAAAGGACTTGGTGTAACCGTTATTGGAGGACTAACAAGCTCAACTCTCTTAACTCTTATCATCGTCCCTGTTGTTTATGAATTCTTCATGAAATTTAGAAAGAAACCGAAAAGCGAATAG
- a CDS encoding SEC-C metal-binding domain-containing protein, producing MQKTKRNDPCPCGSGKKYKKCCMTSESAQDHLEEQLYTQELYTVQAQLVEYAMSHHDQKMVSLANELFTRFDIPKNLEEAYMHGIFPWAIFHQAVNQWNKTIVKEYIQLYSHTFSTEKVKETVNDWRDAYMSIYTVEEVSGNTAVVTELSSNQPISILLHEEVILSKGESLAGILLPVKNGAMPFIELLKIAPDAMQLVEKKLATEDTANNVRSMMQSDFPEILSEIVKHGNGSEETDDSIDMIWSRKEDAEVASLFTEHVSDDFSKEQVQEILHFWKEYIQEEQPSVRKPAIFAASLEYLASKVFDLSISQSALAKKYGTSPSSISSKYKAFHERFTPVLN from the coding sequence TTGCAAAAAACGAAACGAAACGATCCCTGTCCTTGTGGCAGCGGCAAAAAATATAAAAAATGCTGTATGACATCTGAAAGTGCACAGGATCATTTAGAAGAACAGCTATACACTCAAGAACTTTACACTGTTCAAGCTCAGCTTGTTGAATACGCGATGAGCCACCATGATCAAAAGATGGTTTCCTTAGCAAATGAGTTATTTACTAGATTTGATATTCCTAAAAACCTTGAAGAAGCTTATATGCATGGTATTTTCCCGTGGGCGATTTTCCATCAGGCTGTCAATCAGTGGAATAAAACCATCGTGAAGGAGTACATTCAACTCTACTCACACACCTTCTCTACTGAGAAAGTGAAAGAAACGGTGAACGACTGGCGTGATGCTTATATGTCCATTTATACTGTTGAAGAAGTATCGGGCAACACAGCTGTTGTGACAGAGCTTAGCTCAAATCAACCTATCAGCATTTTATTGCATGAAGAAGTGATTCTATCAAAAGGAGAAAGCCTAGCTGGTATTCTTCTTCCAGTGAAAAACGGTGCGATGCCATTTATCGAACTTCTTAAAATTGCCCCTGACGCAATGCAATTGGTAGAAAAGAAATTAGCAACTGAAGACACCGCTAACAACGTACGCTCCATGATGCAAAGCGACTTCCCGGAAATTCTTAGTGAAATTGTGAAGCATGGTAATGGATCTGAAGAAACAGATGATTCGATTGACATGATTTGGTCTAGAAAAGAAGATGCTGAAGTGGCTTCTCTCTTTACTGAGCACGTCAGTGATGATTTTTCAAAAGAACAGGTTCAAGAAATCCTTCACTTCTGGAAGGAGTATATTCAAGAAGAACAGCCATCTGTCAGAAAACCTGCTATTTTTGCAGCTTCTCTTGAGTACCTTGCCTCTAAAGTCTTTGATTTATCGATTAGTCAAAGCGCCCTTGCTAAAAAATACGGAACATCTCCATCTAGTATTTCTAGTAAATACAAAGCATTTCACGAGCGATTCACACCTGTTTTAAACTAG
- the lepB gene encoding signal peptidase I, whose protein sequence is MKSDGESNWLKDWGAPLLFAIILAFVVKMFVMAPYIVEGASMDPTLHDGDRLLVNKFISYVQESPERGDIIIIKDVDAKKHYVKRVIGLPGDIVEMKHDKLYVNETELKEPYLDANRDDAKTMGMRLTEDFGPVEVPEGQLFVMGDNRLRSMDSRNGLGKIELEEVVGKAEVVWYPFQDVRPTK, encoded by the coding sequence ATGAAGAGTGATGGAGAATCAAATTGGTTAAAAGATTGGGGAGCACCGCTTTTATTCGCTATTATCCTGGCATTTGTAGTTAAAATGTTTGTAATGGCACCGTACATTGTGGAAGGGGCTTCCATGGATCCTACGCTACATGATGGCGATCGCCTCCTTGTGAATAAGTTTATTTCATATGTTCAGGAGAGTCCTGAACGAGGAGACATCATTATTATTAAGGACGTAGATGCAAAGAAGCATTATGTTAAGCGCGTAATTGGGTTGCCTGGAGATATCGTTGAAATGAAGCATGATAAGCTTTACGTGAATGAAACCGAGTTAAAAGAGCCCTACCTGGATGCTAACCGAGATGATGCGAAGACGATGGGAATGAGGTTAACAGAAGATTTTGGACCTGTTGAAGTTCCTGAAGGTCAGCTATTTGTGATGGGGGATAATCGGTTAAGAAGCATGGATAGTCGGAATGGACTTGGAAAAATAGAACTTGAAGAAGTTGTCGGAAAGGCGGAAGTGGTCTGGTATCCGTTTCAAGATGTAAGACCGACGAAGTAA
- a CDS encoding DNA alkylation repair protein — MLTVEKLQEELESFQDKDQAVKMEKYMRNQFPFLGVKTPERRKAVITALGQTREPGFQVIQHLVEQLWLLPEREYQNAALDLLGRVKQFPKDAIALIEQLIVTKSWWDTVDSLAVHSAGNYFKQHPDEIYFISEKWMTSENMWLNRSAILFQNSYKEKTDWPLLKRSILVHSESKEFFIQKAIGWALREYSKTAPSTVKNFIEEYPLAPLSKREASKIIKKNERERQN; from the coding sequence ATGCTTACAGTTGAAAAGCTACAAGAAGAACTCGAATCATTTCAAGATAAGGATCAAGCTGTAAAGATGGAAAAGTATATGCGAAATCAATTCCCTTTTCTCGGAGTTAAAACGCCCGAGAGAAGAAAAGCAGTCATAACCGCGTTAGGCCAAACTCGAGAGCCGGGTTTCCAAGTCATTCAGCATTTAGTTGAACAGCTCTGGTTATTACCAGAACGAGAATACCAAAATGCTGCACTTGATTTACTCGGTCGTGTCAAACAGTTTCCGAAAGACGCCATTGCTCTCATTGAGCAGCTAATTGTCACAAAATCCTGGTGGGATACAGTTGATAGTCTTGCGGTTCACAGTGCGGGAAATTATTTTAAGCAACACCCAGATGAAATCTACTTTATTTCAGAAAAGTGGATGACAAGCGAGAACATGTGGCTAAATCGAAGCGCTATCCTTTTTCAAAATTCATATAAGGAAAAGACAGACTGGCCACTCTTGAAACGTTCTATTCTTGTCCATTCTGAATCAAAAGAATTTTTCATCCAAAAAGCGATTGGTTGGGCTCTTAGAGAATACTCCAAAACAGCCCCTAGTACTGTAAAGAATTTTATCGAAGAATATCCTCTAGCACCTCTTAGTAAACGCGAAGCTAGTAAAATCATTAAGAAGAACGAACGAGAACGTCAAAATTAA